DNA from Plasmodium cynomolgi strain B DNA, scaffold: 1465, whole genome shotgun sequence:
aatatgcatttataaattttatcattattttcagTATCCCTTCTTAAATAAGGTATGGACATTGTAcgaaaaatttgataaaaatgtggatagTACATATGCTCATTCCAATAACTATGAAAATGTTTGCAATGATATTGTAAGCGCGTAGTAGTGGACTACATCATAATCAAAAAGATTTTTGTAAGAAACTTGTGAGGAATTTAGGGTGTTATACTTATGAAAAGGAGGATTACAATCCTAGTAAGGAggattgttttattttatactattGGATATATAATTCAGTAAAACAGTATGgtgttaattttaatattattactccagttttttataattattatagtAGATTTTGTACGTACAAAAGAAAAgttaattgtttttattataattattacgatcattttgaagaaccaGTGAAGATGATATTTTTGGACATTTTCCATCATAATATAGATATTATAAGAAATGAGTTGAGTGGTCcagataataataataatttgcaaaagtatatttgtaaattcattaatatatataaagaaatgtaTAGAGAATATTGCATAAAAAGGATTATAAGGATCAAAAGGAAACAAACACATGTAGTATGTTAAGTATAGTTAAG
Protein-coding regions in this window:
- a CDS encoding hypothetical protein (putative), whose protein sequence is SGLHHNQKDFCKKLVRNLGCYTYEKEDYNPSKEDCFILYYWIYNSVKQYGVNFNIITPVFYNYYSRFCTYKRKVNCFYYNYYDHFEEPVKMIFLDIFHHNIDIIRNELSGPDNNNNLQKYICKFINIYKEMYREYCIKRIIRIKRKQTHVVC